A single genomic interval of Streptococcus suis harbors:
- a CDS encoding amino acid ABC transporter permease, giving the protein MTVLTTSPYAWENWVSYFKDFPTFFQGFLFTLAISVGAFIMAMFLGIVFGSLSSSKNKVLKIIARVYVEYYQNTPLLVQFMIVYYGLPLISNYVLMPSIYWTAVICVGLYHGAYIAEVIRAGIEAVPTGQTEAALSQGFTQAETMRIIILPQAIPTILPPLTNQVVNLIKNTATVAIISGADIMFMTKSWSAMNANYIPAFAGAAFLYFIMCFPVASWGRRIEEKNKSAFSH; this is encoded by the coding sequence ATGACAGTTTTAACAACTAGTCCTTACGCTTGGGAGAATTGGGTCAGTTATTTCAAGGATTTTCCAACCTTTTTCCAAGGTTTTCTCTTTACCTTAGCCATTTCTGTCGGTGCCTTTATCATGGCCATGTTTTTAGGAATTGTCTTTGGTAGTCTCTCTTCAAGTAAAAATAAAGTTTTAAAAATCATCGCACGTGTCTATGTTGAATACTATCAGAATACACCGCTTTTGGTTCAATTCATGATTGTTTATTATGGACTTCCACTGATTTCAAACTATGTTCTCATGCCGTCCATCTACTGGACAGCTGTTATCTGCGTCGGACTCTATCACGGTGCCTATATCGCAGAGGTCATTCGTGCAGGGATTGAGGCTGTGCCTACTGGGCAAACTGAAGCCGCACTCTCACAAGGATTTACTCAAGCTGAAACCATGCGGATTATCATTTTGCCACAGGCCATTCCAACAATCCTACCTCCATTAACTAACCAAGTAGTAAACTTGATTAAGAATACGGCTACTGTTGCCATCATTTCTGGAGCTGATATTATGTTTATGACAAAATCTTGGTCTGCCATGAATGCCAACTACATCCCAGCCTTTGCTGGTGCTGCTTTCCTTTACTTCATCATGTGCTTCCCTGTTGCAAGCTGGGGACGTCGCATTGAAGAAAAGAATAAGTCTGCTTTTTCACACTAA
- a CDS encoding transporter substrate-binding domain-containing protein — protein sequence MDKKKINIFFAIRLLVFGLILLVFAKQPVVQTETPASITNSNQVQAIIDRGVLRVGVKQDVPNFGYKNPDTGEFEGMEIDIARKIADELGVDIEFTPVTAQTRGPLLDNGQVDMVIATFTITEERKLLYNFTTPYYTDAVGFLVNKDSGIKTFTDLDGKTIGVAQGSITRTLISELADKYGISVNFAELGSYPELSVSLRAHRTDAFSVDQSILSGYISSKSELMDFSFSASDYGIVTKLSNKDLNDYLNSLVKKWTADGSLQSIYDANGLKPVTETDE from the coding sequence ATGGATAAGAAAAAAATCAACATTTTCTTTGCAATTAGATTATTGGTCTTCGGACTTATTCTTCTCGTTTTCGCAAAACAACCAGTAGTTCAAACAGAAACACCCGCATCCATTACCAATAGTAATCAAGTTCAAGCTATCATCGATAGAGGCGTGCTCCGCGTCGGAGTGAAACAAGACGTCCCAAACTTTGGCTACAAGAACCCTGATACTGGTGAATTCGAGGGAATGGAAATTGACATTGCTCGAAAAATTGCAGATGAATTAGGTGTAGATATCGAATTTACTCCCGTTACTGCACAAACTCGCGGACCACTTCTTGATAACGGTCAAGTAGATATGGTCATCGCAACCTTCACCATCACTGAGGAACGTAAACTCCTCTACAATTTCACAACTCCTTACTACACAGATGCCGTTGGCTTCTTGGTCAATAAGGATAGTGGAATTAAGACATTTACCGACCTGGATGGAAAGACAATCGGTGTAGCTCAGGGTTCCATTACACGTACCCTCATCTCTGAACTAGCAGACAAATATGGTATCTCTGTCAATTTTGCAGAACTTGGTTCTTATCCAGAACTCTCTGTCTCGCTACGTGCTCACCGTACAGACGCATTTTCTGTAGACCAATCTATCCTTTCTGGGTATATCAGCTCTAAATCTGAACTCATGGACTTTAGCTTCTCAGCTTCTGACTATGGAATTGTTACTAAATTATCTAACAAAGACCTTAACGACTACTTAAATAGTCTCGTAAAAAAATGGACTGCCGATGGTAGCCTACAAAGCATCTATGATGCCAATGGCCTCAAACCAGTCACAGAAACTGACGAATAG
- a CDS encoding amino acid ABC transporter ATP-binding protein translates to MALVEFKDVNKYYGDYHALHNINLEFEPGQVVVLLGPSGSGKSTLIRTINGLEAIDEGTLIVNGHDISSTSIKELVSLRKEVGMVFQHFNLYPHKTVLENVTLAPIKVLGIDKATAEKTAQKYLEFVNLWDRKDSYPAMLSGGQKQRVAIARGLAMKPELLLFDEPTSALDPETIGDVLVVMQKLARDGMNMIVVTHEMGFAREVADRIIFMAEGEVLVDTTDVNGFFDNPTEPRAQQFLSKIINHESDKVKL, encoded by the coding sequence ATGGCTTTAGTAGAATTTAAAGATGTCAACAAATACTATGGCGACTACCACGCCCTACACAATATCAACTTGGAATTCGAACCTGGACAGGTTGTCGTTCTCCTTGGACCTTCCGGATCCGGAAAATCTACTCTCATTCGCACGATTAACGGTTTAGAGGCAATTGATGAAGGAACACTCATCGTCAATGGACATGATATTTCCTCTACTTCTATCAAAGAGCTCGTATCACTTCGCAAAGAAGTTGGCATGGTTTTCCAGCATTTCAACCTTTACCCACACAAAACCGTGTTAGAAAATGTCACTTTGGCACCGATTAAGGTTTTGGGAATCGATAAGGCTACGGCTGAAAAAACCGCTCAAAAATATCTTGAGTTTGTTAACCTCTGGGATCGGAAGGATTCCTACCCTGCTATGCTATCCGGAGGCCAAAAACAACGTGTCGCCATCGCTCGCGGCTTAGCTATGAAACCTGAGCTTCTACTCTTCGATGAACCAACATCTGCCTTGGACCCAGAAACTATCGGCGATGTACTTGTAGTTATGCAAAAATTGGCACGTGACGGGATGAACATGATTGTCGTAACACACGAAATGGGCTTTGCTCGTGAAGTAGCTGATCGCATCATCTTCATGGCTGAGGGAGAAGTTTTAGTTGATACAACAGATGTGAATGGCTTCTTTGACAATCCGACAGAGCCTCGTGCCCAACAATTCCTCAGTAAGATTATCAACCACGAATCTGACAAAGTAAAACTCTAG
- the yycF gene encoding response regulator YycF → MKKILIVDDEKPISDIIKFNMTREGYEVVTAFDGREALEVFEAEFPDIVILDLMLPELDGLEVARTIRKTSNVPILMLSAKDSEFDKVIGLEIGADDYVTKPFSNRELQARVKALLRRSELAETQTNIESTGTPELVIGDLVILPDAFVAKKHGKELELTHREFELLHHLAKHLGQVMTREHLLETVWGYDYFGDVRTVDVTIRRLREKIEDTPSRPEYILTRRGVGYFIKGND, encoded by the coding sequence ATGAAAAAAATATTAATTGTAGATGATGAAAAACCAATCTCAGATATTATTAAGTTTAATATGACGCGTGAGGGATATGAAGTTGTGACAGCTTTCGATGGACGTGAAGCCTTGGAAGTATTTGAGGCTGAGTTTCCTGACATTGTCATTTTGGACTTGATGCTGCCAGAATTGGACGGACTAGAGGTTGCTCGAACGATTCGTAAGACCAGCAATGTTCCAATCTTGATGTTATCTGCTAAAGATAGCGAATTTGATAAGGTTATCGGGCTTGAAATCGGGGCGGATGATTATGTGACCAAGCCCTTCTCTAATCGCGAATTGCAGGCGCGTGTTAAGGCTCTTCTTCGTCGTAGTGAATTGGCAGAGACGCAGACAAATATTGAGTCAACAGGAACTCCAGAGTTGGTGATTGGCGATTTGGTCATTCTGCCTGATGCGTTTGTCGCTAAGAAGCATGGCAAAGAGCTGGAGCTGACCCATCGTGAGTTTGAATTGCTCCACCATCTGGCCAAACACTTAGGTCAGGTTATGACTCGAGAACATCTATTGGAAACAGTTTGGGGTTATGATTACTTTGGTGATGTCCGCACGGTGGATGTAACGATTCGTCGTCTGCGTGAGAAAATTGAAGATACACCAAGCCGACCAGAATACATTCTTACTCGTCGCGGAGTGGGATATTTTATAAAAGGAAATGATTAA
- the vicK gene encoding cell wall metabolism sensor histidine kinase VicK, with the protein MINQLRYLMTTAEFWFVVILIGFLIALTVLLIENYRDNKQIKQLNQKVNALIEGNYADVLDMRGSPEITDMANSLNDLSEVIRLTHDNLEQEKTRLTSILSYMSDGVIATDRIGRIIMINDMAQKQLGLSNPKQEQYHLLEVLDLSDRYTLRDLLAQTPEIVIDHTNENEEFLTLRANFATIRSESGLISGLVVVLHDMTEQAKEERERRLFVSNVSHELRTPLTSVKSYLEALDEGALTESVAPSFVKVSLDETNRMMRMITDLLSLSRIDNQVGQIDVELINFTAFVTFILNRFDQMKNADSDKVYTIVRDYQISPIWVEIDTDKMTQVLDNILNNAIKYSPDGGTITFSMKTTDSQLIVSVSDEGLGIPKADLPRIFDRFYRVDKARSRAQGGTGLGLAIAKEIVKQHKGFIWAKSEYGHGSTFTIVLPYSKDIALDEWDDSDEEE; encoded by the coding sequence ATGATTAATCAATTACGTTATTTAATGACCACAGCAGAATTTTGGTTTGTTGTCATTTTGATTGGTTTTCTAATTGCTCTGACGGTCCTTTTGATTGAAAACTATCGGGATAATAAGCAAATTAAACAACTCAATCAAAAAGTCAATGCCTTAATTGAGGGGAATTATGCAGATGTGTTAGACATGAGGGGAAGTCCTGAAATCACAGACATGGCGAATTCCCTCAATGATCTGTCCGAGGTCATCCGCTTAACTCATGATAATTTAGAACAAGAAAAGACGCGTCTGACGTCCATCCTGTCCTATATGAGTGACGGTGTTATTGCTACAGACCGTATCGGACGGATCATCATGATTAACGATATGGCCCAGAAACAGTTGGGATTATCTAACCCAAAGCAGGAGCAGTATCACCTGCTAGAGGTTTTAGATTTATCAGACCGTTATACATTGAGAGATTTGTTGGCTCAGACACCTGAGATTGTGATTGATCACACCAATGAAAACGAAGAATTTTTGACTTTACGTGCTAATTTTGCCACGATTCGTAGTGAGAGTGGTCTGATTTCTGGTTTGGTTGTCGTCTTGCATGATATGACCGAGCAGGCCAAGGAAGAACGGGAACGTAGGCTGTTTGTGTCAAATGTAAGTCATGAATTGCGTACGCCATTGACTTCCGTTAAATCCTATCTAGAGGCTCTGGATGAGGGAGCGCTGACGGAGTCTGTTGCACCGAGTTTTGTTAAGGTATCCTTAGATGAGACCAACCGCATGATGCGGATGATTACAGACCTCCTAAGCTTATCGCGTATTGATAATCAAGTTGGTCAGATAGATGTCGAACTGATAAACTTTACTGCTTTTGTGACCTTTATTCTTAACCGTTTTGACCAAATGAAAAATGCTGATTCTGATAAGGTCTATACGATTGTTCGTGACTATCAAATCAGTCCTATTTGGGTTGAGATTGATACAGATAAGATGACTCAGGTTTTAGATAATATCTTAAATAATGCCATTAAATATTCGCCAGACGGCGGGACAATTACCTTCAGCATGAAGACCACAGATAGCCAGTTGATTGTATCCGTATCAGACGAAGGTCTGGGGATTCCGAAAGCAGATTTACCTAGAATTTTTGACCGATTTTATCGCGTGGACAAGGCACGATCTCGTGCCCAAGGCGGTACAGGTCTTGGTTTAGCTATTGCAAAAGAAATCGTGAAACAACATAAGGGCTTTATCTGGGCTAAAAGCGAATATGGTCATGGCTCAACGTTTACAATTGTCTTGCCGTACAGCAAGGACATCGCACTAGATGAGTGGGATGATTCAGATGAGGAAGAATAG
- a CDS encoding MBL fold metallo-hydrolase → MIGKGFNYSILASGSSGNCFYLETDKKKILVDAGLSGKKITSLLAEIDRKPEDIDAILVTHEHSDHIHGIGVLARKYGMDIYANELTWQAMESKLGKIDVAQKHIFELGAMKTFGDLDIESFGVSHDAACPQFYRFMKDDKSFVMLTDTGYVSDRMVGIVENADAYLIESNHDIEILRSGSYSWNLKQRILSDKGHLCNEDGADAMIRSLGNRTKKIYLGHLSKENNIKELAHMTMVNQLAQADLGVGVDFQVYDTSPDTATPLTKI, encoded by the coding sequence ATGATCGGAAAAGGTTTTAATTATAGTATTTTAGCTTCGGGGTCCAGCGGGAATTGTTTTTACCTAGAAACAGATAAAAAGAAAATCTTAGTGGATGCTGGCTTATCAGGGAAAAAGATTACCAGTCTTTTGGCGGAAATTGACCGAAAGCCTGAGGATATTGATGCTATCCTGGTAACGCATGAACATAGCGATCACATCCATGGTATCGGTGTTCTAGCACGTAAGTATGGCATGGACATTTATGCCAATGAATTGACCTGGCAGGCTATGGAGAGCAAATTGGGCAAGATTGATGTGGCTCAAAAACATATCTTCGAATTGGGGGCTATGAAGACCTTTGGCGACCTAGATATTGAGTCGTTTGGAGTTAGCCATGATGCTGCATGCCCGCAATTTTACCGTTTTATGAAGGATGACAAATCCTTTGTTATGTTGACGGATACAGGCTATGTCAGTGACCGCATGGTTGGAATTGTAGAAAATGCCGATGCTTATTTGATTGAATCGAACCATGATATTGAAATTTTGCGCTCAGGCTCTTATTCATGGAATTTGAAGCAACGGATTCTATCCGATAAGGGACATCTTTGTAACGAAGATGGAGCTGATGCCATGATTCGCTCGTTGGGAAATCGGACCAAAAAGATTTACCTAGGGCATTTGTCAAAGGAAAACAATATCAAGGAATTGGCTCACATGACCATGGTTAATCAATTGGCTCAGGCTGATTTAGGAGTTGGAGTGGATTTCCAAGTCTATGACACATCGCCAGATACAGCGACTCCCTTGACCAAGATTTGA
- the vga(F) gene encoding ABC-F type ribosomal protection protein Vga(F): protein MEVMKCIQLEKEFAGRSLFTIQQLSLQAGQKVGLVGNNGVGKSTFLKILLGLDRDFAGQIEVKADWAYVPQLQERSSLSGGERVWKSIQEAFAQRRQLLIMDEPTANLDQEHQEKLIKQIKRYRGSLLVVSHDRHFLNQIASHIWHLEEGSIQVYTGNYEAFVESRRARREGQQEAYEAYQKKVAQLKKAQHERQAKAQKMGKKKKGISSSEWKVSAMMGSYDSQAKSMAKSAKQLEKRIERLEKVEQPRKETWVKMEAKGALDTGLHCLFRLQAGQLWIEENYLFDFPQIGMTFGEKLALVGANGSGKTSFVRKLLRKELAGYYNPKLKIAYFAQDLINLDEEKTALENVSCTSLQDKMTILNLLGMLGLSYDKAQQKVANLSGGERVRLSLAKVLLADANLLILDEPTNFLDMAAIEALETFLKEYEGSVLLVSHDQQFVETSVHSQWEIVQACLVKKS from the coding sequence ATGGAAGTAATGAAATGTATTCAATTAGAGAAGGAATTTGCGGGACGTAGTTTGTTTACAATCCAGCAGTTGAGCCTTCAAGCTGGTCAAAAGGTTGGTTTGGTTGGAAATAACGGTGTTGGTAAGTCTACTTTTTTGAAAATCTTACTGGGACTGGATAGGGATTTTGCTGGTCAGATTGAGGTAAAAGCAGACTGGGCCTATGTACCCCAGTTACAGGAAAGGAGCTCGCTTTCAGGTGGGGAACGGGTTTGGAAGTCTATTCAAGAGGCTTTTGCCCAAAGACGACAGTTGTTAATCATGGATGAACCGACTGCCAATCTGGATCAAGAACACCAGGAAAAGCTAATCAAACAAATCAAACGCTATCGAGGTAGTCTACTAGTTGTTAGTCATGATCGGCATTTTCTCAATCAAATAGCCAGTCACATTTGGCATTTAGAAGAAGGAAGTATTCAGGTCTATACAGGGAATTATGAGGCGTTTGTAGAAAGTCGCCGGGCTAGGCGAGAAGGGCAGCAGGAGGCCTATGAAGCCTATCAGAAAAAAGTTGCTCAACTGAAAAAAGCCCAACATGAACGTCAAGCCAAGGCTCAGAAGATGGGGAAGAAAAAGAAAGGTATTTCTTCCTCAGAGTGGAAGGTTAGTGCTATGATGGGTTCCTATGATAGTCAAGCCAAGTCAATGGCTAAGTCTGCTAAACAGTTAGAGAAAAGGATTGAGAGGTTGGAAAAGGTTGAACAACCTAGAAAGGAAACGTGGGTAAAGATGGAAGCGAAAGGTGCCTTGGATACGGGTCTCCACTGTCTCTTTCGGTTGCAGGCTGGTCAGCTCTGGATTGAGGAAAATTATCTATTTGATTTCCCTCAGATAGGGATGACGTTTGGAGAGAAGTTAGCCTTAGTGGGGGCGAATGGTTCTGGAAAGACTAGTTTTGTCCGAAAATTATTAAGGAAAGAATTAGCAGGCTATTACAATCCAAAATTAAAAATTGCTTATTTTGCACAGGATTTGATAAACCTTGATGAAGAAAAGACTGCTTTGGAAAATGTTAGTTGTACCTCTCTTCAAGATAAGATGACGATTCTCAATTTATTAGGTATGTTAGGACTTTCTTACGATAAGGCTCAGCAGAAGGTAGCAAATCTGTCTGGTGGTGAGCGTGTTCGTCTCTCCTTAGCTAAGGTATTGTTGGCGGATGCAAATCTTTTGATATTAGATGAACCGACAAATTTTCTAGATATGGCAGCTATCGAGGCTTTGGAAACATTCCTGAAAGAATATGAAGGAAGTGTCCTCTTGGTTTCCCATGATCAACAGTTTGTGGAAACATCTGTTCACAGTCAATGGGAGATAGTGCAAGCTTGTCTCGTAAAGAAATCATAA
- the pbp2b gene encoding penicillin-binding protein PBP2B: MKKRKNKPLEHDGNFISLRLNILFSIVIFLFLVLILRLADMQIINHDFYSNKLSTASQKIISNGSIRGQIYDAQGKPLVENEIQQVVSFTRSNKMSAQEMKEVANKLLQWVNVSDVTITQRDKADYYLADEEVYRQVVEALPEDKKYDSDGNYLSESTIYSNAVDSIPAEALQYSEQDSKAIELFKQMNGATYFSTVNLVTDTLTAEQVAHIVANESQLPGISTTNNWQRTILPTSLSSIIGTVTSEQAGLPAEDAEYYLSKGYSSNDRVGTAYLEKQYEEVLQGQREKKQINLDRNGNVESIETIQEGQQGNNIKLTIDLAFQDGVNAILKKYFESELATGSALYSEGVYAVALEPSTGAVLAMSGYSHEKGAGSITEDALGTITSVFTPGSIVKGATISSGWENGVISGNQVQLDEPIYFAGSAPITSWWAYGSFNIDATEALEYSSNAYMVKIALGLLGQTYSANMYLNDGDTLTNAMTKLRSTFAEYGLGASTGIDLPLESIGFLPEEYSTANFITNAFGQFDNYTPMQMAQYAATIANNGTRISPHLVEGIYGNNAQGGLGELIETVSGKEMNQVNISAEEMSLLRQGFYQVVNGSGRFNTGSAIGRGAAVTISAKTGRAETYTTTASGDVVTAVNTNVVAYAPSDNPQIAVAVVLPNLTNQSSTSTNTITQEIINLYQSLHPMN; encoded by the coding sequence GTGAAAAAAAGAAAGAACAAGCCTTTGGAACACGATGGAAATTTTATTTCCCTTCGTTTAAATATTTTATTTTCTATCGTGATTTTCCTTTTCCTAGTTTTGATATTGCGTCTGGCAGATATGCAGATCATCAATCATGATTTTTATAGTAATAAGCTGTCTACTGCCAGTCAGAAAATCATTAGCAATGGCTCTATCCGTGGGCAGATTTACGATGCGCAAGGAAAACCTTTGGTTGAAAACGAGATTCAGCAGGTTGTCTCCTTCACACGTTCCAACAAGATGTCTGCTCAAGAAATGAAAGAAGTAGCTAACAAACTCTTGCAGTGGGTCAATGTGTCGGACGTAACAATTACTCAACGTGACAAGGCTGACTATTATTTAGCGGATGAAGAAGTTTATCGTCAGGTAGTCGAGGCCTTGCCAGAAGATAAAAAATACGATTCTGATGGCAACTACCTGAGTGAATCGACAATTTATTCTAATGCGGTTGATAGTATCCCTGCTGAAGCATTGCAATATTCTGAGCAAGACAGCAAGGCGATTGAATTGTTTAAGCAGATGAATGGAGCTACTTACTTCTCTACTGTTAATTTGGTAACAGATACTCTAACTGCTGAACAAGTTGCTCATATCGTAGCCAATGAAAGTCAACTTCCAGGCATTTCAACAACTAACAACTGGCAACGGACGATTTTACCAACTTCTCTCAGCTCTATTATTGGTACAGTAACGAGTGAACAGGCTGGTTTGCCTGCTGAAGATGCGGAATACTATCTCTCCAAGGGCTACTCATCAAATGACCGTGTGGGAACTGCCTACCTCGAGAAACAATATGAAGAAGTATTGCAAGGTCAACGTGAGAAAAAACAAATCAACCTTGATAGAAATGGCAATGTCGAAAGTATTGAGACAATCCAAGAAGGGCAGCAAGGAAATAATATTAAACTGACTATTGATTTAGCCTTTCAAGATGGGGTCAATGCTATTTTGAAAAAATACTTTGAAAGTGAGCTGGCTACTGGTAGTGCACTTTACTCGGAAGGAGTTTATGCAGTCGCATTGGAACCTTCAACAGGTGCGGTGCTTGCCATGTCTGGATACAGTCATGAAAAAGGAGCAGGTAGTATAACAGAAGATGCCCTCGGTACTATTACAAGTGTTTTCACACCAGGTTCCATCGTCAAAGGAGCGACAATCAGCTCTGGTTGGGAAAATGGAGTTATCAGTGGCAATCAAGTGCAGTTAGACGAACCAATCTATTTTGCAGGTTCAGCACCAATTACATCTTGGTGGGCCTATGGTAGTTTTAATATTGATGCGACAGAGGCTCTAGAATATTCTTCTAACGCCTACATGGTTAAGATTGCTTTGGGACTACTTGGTCAGACCTACTCAGCTAACATGTATTTGAATGATGGCGATACATTGACAAATGCCATGACTAAGCTTCGTTCGACTTTTGCAGAGTATGGTTTAGGTGCGTCAACAGGTATTGACCTTCCACTCGAATCTATAGGATTTTTACCGGAAGAGTATTCGACAGCCAATTTTATTACCAATGCTTTTGGACAGTTTGATAACTATACACCGATGCAGATGGCACAGTATGCAGCGACCATTGCGAATAACGGGACACGGATTTCTCCACACCTCGTTGAGGGAATTTATGGGAATAATGCCCAAGGTGGTTTGGGAGAATTAATTGAAACCGTATCTGGTAAGGAGATGAATCAGGTTAATATTTCCGCTGAGGAAATGTCTCTTCTTCGTCAAGGTTTCTACCAAGTTGTCAATGGTAGTGGGCGCTTTAATACAGGTAGTGCTATCGGTCGTGGTGCGGCCGTGACCATCAGTGCCAAGACTGGTAGAGCCGAAACCTATACAACGACAGCTTCTGGTGATGTGGTTACTGCGGTCAATACCAACGTTGTTGCTTATGCGCCTAGTGATAATCCTCAAATTGCGGTAGCAGTTGTCCTACCAAACTTGACCAATCAAAGTTCAACAAGTACTAATACAATTACTCAAGAAATTATCAATCTATATCAATCACTTCACCCAATGAATTAA
- the recR gene encoding recombination mediator RecR: MLYPTPIAKLIDSYSKLPGIGIKTATRLAFYTIGMEDDVVNEFAKNLLAAKRDLSYCSICGNLTDQDPCAICQDSTRDQSTILIVEDSRDVTALENIQEYHGLYHVLHGLISPMNGIGPDDINLKTLLTRLMDNEVTEVIVATNATADGEATSMYISRVLKPAGIKVTRLARGLAVGSDIEYADEVTLLRAIENRTEL; the protein is encoded by the coding sequence ATGCTTTACCCTACACCTATTGCCAAGTTAATTGATAGCTATTCTAAATTGCCAGGTATCGGTATAAAAACGGCTACCCGTTTAGCTTTTTATACTATTGGCATGGAGGATGATGTCGTTAATGAGTTTGCAAAAAATTTATTGGCAGCCAAGCGAGACCTATCTTATTGCTCTATTTGTGGTAATTTGACAGATCAAGACCCCTGTGCCATTTGCCAGGACTCAACGCGAGACCAATCTACTATATTGATTGTAGAGGATAGTCGAGATGTTACTGCCTTGGAAAATATTCAAGAATACCACGGTCTTTATCATGTCTTGCATGGCTTGATTTCTCCCATGAATGGTATCGGACCAGATGATATTAATTTGAAAACCCTCCTCACTCGCCTGATGGACAATGAGGTTACAGAAGTTATTGTGGCGACCAATGCAACAGCAGATGGAGAGGCTACATCCATGTATATCTCACGAGTCCTCAAACCAGCGGGAATCAAAGTAACCCGACTAGCTCGTGGCTTAGCGGTAGGCAGTGATATTGAATATGCAGATGAAGTGACCCTGTTGAGGGCTATTGAAAATCGTACAGAGCTATAG
- a CDS encoding D-alanine--D-alanine ligase, with translation MSKETLILLYGGRSAEREVSVLSAESVMRAINYDKFFVKTYFITQTGDFVKTQEFSQTPSADEKLMTNATIVEEQKIRPSDIYEEKAVVFPVLHGPMGEDGSIQGFLEVLRMPYVGTNILSSSVAMDKITTKRILESAGISQVPYVAVIEGENIDDKIAEIEGKLTYPVFVKPANMGSSVGISKAEDLAGLRKALDLAFKYDSRVLVEQGVNAREIEVGLLGNADVKTTLPGEVVKDVAFYDYDAKYIDNKITMEIPAKIDEAIMDTMRDNAAKAFRAIGGCGLSRCDFFLTEDGDIFLNELNTMPGFTQWSMYPLLWDNMGLAYPDLIEELVRLAKEMFEKRESHLI, from the coding sequence ATGTCAAAAGAAACCTTGATTTTACTATATGGTGGGCGTTCTGCAGAGCGTGAGGTATCTGTTCTATCTGCCGAAAGCGTCATGCGTGCCATCAACTATGATAAATTTTTTGTCAAAACCTATTTCATCACTCAAACTGGTGACTTTGTAAAGACGCAAGAGTTTTCTCAAACACCGTCTGCCGATGAAAAACTCATGACAAACGCGACGATTGTTGAAGAGCAAAAAATCCGTCCGAGCGATATTTATGAAGAAAAGGCGGTTGTTTTCCCTGTTCTTCATGGCCCAATGGGAGAAGACGGATCTATTCAAGGCTTCTTGGAAGTGCTTCGTATGCCGTATGTTGGTACTAATATCTTGTCTTCCAGCGTTGCCATGGACAAGATTACAACTAAGCGTATTTTGGAATCAGCAGGAATCTCCCAAGTACCTTATGTGGCAGTTATCGAGGGTGAAAATATCGACGATAAGATTGCAGAGATTGAAGGAAAATTGACTTATCCGGTCTTTGTAAAACCAGCTAATATGGGGTCAAGTGTCGGTATCTCAAAAGCTGAGGATTTAGCTGGTTTGCGTAAGGCACTTGATCTGGCCTTCAAGTATGATAGCCGTGTCCTCGTTGAGCAGGGTGTTAATGCGCGTGAGATTGAGGTCGGTCTTTTGGGAAATGCTGACGTGAAAACTACCCTTCCTGGCGAAGTAGTCAAAGACGTTGCTTTTTATGACTACGATGCCAAATACATCGACAACAAAATCACCATGGAAATCCCAGCTAAGATTGATGAGGCTATCATGGACACCATGCGTGATAATGCTGCCAAGGCCTTCCGTGCTATCGGTGGCTGTGGACTTTCTCGCTGTGATTTCTTCCTGACAGAAGACGGCGACATCTTCCTGAATGAGCTCAATACCATGCCAGGATTTACCCAGTGGTCTATGTATCCACTCCTTTGGGATAATATGGGCCTAGCTTATCCAGACTTGATTGAAGAGCTTGTTCGTTTGGCTAAGGAAATGTTTGAAAAACGCGAAAGTCACCTCATTTAA
- a CDS encoding OsmC family protein: MYQTTVKGEGLFQALSQGYGEPVRTFGVTEKGETPVSLVNIGLAACITMCVQGYYASQEGNKTMPVQVESRLDNQRFEVLIGIGESVSEQKQKEILAYVEKKCKVKALLREDLQFETSFYVLESVE; encoded by the coding sequence ATGTATCAAACGACAGTAAAAGGGGAAGGTCTGTTTCAGGCTCTTTCTCAAGGTTATGGCGAACCGGTTCGTACCTTTGGGGTAACGGAGAAGGGTGAGACTCCGGTTAGTCTAGTTAATATTGGCTTAGCTGCCTGTATCACCATGTGTGTGCAGGGCTACTATGCCAGCCAAGAAGGCAATAAAACCATGCCTGTTCAGGTGGAGAGTCGCTTGGACAATCAGCGTTTTGAGGTGTTGATTGGAATTGGTGAGTCGGTTTCGGAGCAGAAGCAGAAAGAGATTCTTGCTTATGTGGAAAAGAAATGTAAAGTCAAAGCTCTTTTGAGGGAAGACTTGCAGTTTGAGACAAGTTTTTATGTCTTAGAAAGTGTGGAGTAA